One segment of Acidianus sp. HS-5 DNA contains the following:
- a CDS encoding glycosyltransferase family 2 protein gives MQLSIFLGLILVFSSILSSSWLILQVYYVRSIKIEIKDVDDIKLTHDTNNKISIIIAIKNESVDTIKELIENLKNIKYENYEAIIVSDDTPERFKEIISNISYIMRNIKIIRRSENKGRKAGALNYGVKLAQGEYLVFLDAEARITDDFLTKVSQYLSRFDAIAMRLRVRNKENYVEKSYYQMTEYSMSSLFLARDKKYFIIFPNGSAFAIKRNELEKVGGWKEGSVTEDLEMGIRLALFGIKVKFVNDIIVYTLSPFNLTDLYFQIKRWAYGSGELFSEGLLLLKKGIRGIEGFLYVIQWGVYSSFIFSLILITSLQLLVYIPIYFYLISLLIYSISVAFYSISFKIRSYNLHKISSVVIWSSLIGFLQGLFHITTNWRVTPKVKKSEENLPLCVRILGTILFIISFLELSKGLIFESIILFVLFLSIVIVQVT, from the coding sequence ATGCAGTTATCGATTTTTTTAGGTTTAATTTTAGTTTTTTCAAGTATATTATCTTCTTCTTGGTTAATTCTCCAAGTTTATTATGTTAGGAGTATAAAGATAGAAATTAAAGATGTAGACGATATAAAATTAACGCATGATACTAATAATAAGATATCAATTATAATAGCTATAAAGAATGAAAGTGTAGATACTATTAAGGAATTAATAGAAAACTTGAAAAATATAAAATATGAGAATTATGAAGCCATTATAGTATCCGATGATACTCCAGAGAGATTTAAGGAAATAATATCAAATATTAGCTATATTATGAGAAATATAAAAATTATTAGAAGAAGTGAAAATAAAGGTAGAAAAGCAGGTGCTTTAAATTACGGAGTAAAACTAGCTCAGGGTGAGTATTTAGTTTTCTTAGATGCGGAAGCAAGGATTACTGATGATTTCCTTACTAAGGTTTCCCAATATTTAAGCAGATTCGATGCTATAGCTATGAGATTAAGAGTTAGGAACAAAGAAAACTATGTTGAAAAATCTTATTATCAGATGACAGAATATTCGATGAGCTCGTTATTTCTTGCTAGAGATAAAAAATATTTTATAATATTTCCAAATGGCTCTGCATTTGCAATAAAGAGAAATGAGTTAGAAAAGGTAGGAGGTTGGAAGGAAGGATCAGTTACTGAAGATTTAGAAATGGGGATTAGGCTTGCATTATTTGGGATAAAAGTAAAGTTTGTAAACGATATAATAGTTTATACTCTTTCCCCATTTAATCTAACAGATCTTTATTTCCAAATAAAACGGTGGGCTTATGGTTCTGGAGAATTATTTTCAGAAGGATTATTACTACTTAAAAAGGGGATACGCGGAATTGAAGGCTTTTTATATGTAATACAATGGGGCGTTTATTCCTCATTTATATTTTCCTTAATTTTAATCACTTCTTTACAGCTCTTAGTCTATATTCCAATTTATTTTTATTTAATTTCACTATTAATTTATTCAATTTCCGTGGCTTTTTACTCTATAAGTTTTAAGATTAGATCTTATAATTTACATAAGATTTCTTCAGTAGTAATATGGTCTTCGTTAATAGGATTTCTTCAAGGACTTTTCCATATTACGACTAATTGGAGAGTAACTCCAAAAGTGAAAAAGAGTGAAGAAAATTTACCGCTTTGTGTGAGAATTCTAGGAACCATTTTATTTATTATATCTTTTTTAGAGTTATCAAAAGGATTAATATTTGAGTCTATAATACTTTTTGTTCTTTTCTTGAGCATAGTTATTGTGCAGGTAACTTAA
- the thiD gene encoding bifunctional hydroxymethylpyrimidine kinase/phosphomethylpyrimidine kinase: MIKDVALTIAGIDTGNGAGAETDIKVFEMLGIHGVMAVTAITAQNTKGISDIDVVNADFLKKQIEVLKEDFNIKSVKIGMIYNKEQFKVVNEELYGHKIVTDTVIYAKDGTQLINDIDDYKRLILKISTIITPNAVEASMLSGIKIETIKDSEEAAKKLYENYGVPYVIIKGGHMKGDYSIDVLFDGREFYEIGYPRLSKKNTHGTGSVFSSAISGKIAKGYSIVDAFREAREILQNAINYGLEVGHGIGPIDPLVYSEKKMQKYQVIEDMIKIGNFIENQEKFWKLIPEVQSNIAHSISPQYVESLDDIATFRGRIIKRWDKKIMVGYPPVFGNPTHTARLLLAIILNYKVGNSLINIRYDERILKILKSLGYEIIEINRELEPQYGEGKTMQWIIEYIKETYGIKTKLPSVIFDKGMKGKEAMIRFWTSSVEEMIESLNAICRSL, encoded by the coding sequence ATGATTAAGGATGTTGCTTTGACAATTGCTGGAATTGATACAGGGAACGGTGCAGGAGCAGAAACTGACATAAAAGTATTTGAAATGTTAGGAATTCACGGAGTTATGGCAGTTACTGCAATAACTGCACAAAATACTAAAGGAATTTCAGATATAGATGTTGTTAATGCTGACTTCCTAAAGAAGCAAATTGAAGTTCTTAAAGAAGATTTTAATATCAAATCTGTAAAAATAGGAATGATTTATAATAAAGAGCAATTTAAAGTAGTAAATGAAGAGCTTTATGGGCATAAAATAGTTACAGATACAGTTATTTATGCAAAAGATGGAACTCAGTTAATTAATGATATTGATGATTATAAGAGGCTTATTTTGAAAATATCGACAATTATTACACCTAATGCAGTAGAAGCTTCAATGCTTTCTGGAATTAAAATAGAGACAATAAAGGACTCAGAAGAAGCAGCAAAAAAACTTTATGAGAATTACGGAGTTCCTTACGTCATTATAAAAGGAGGACATATGAAAGGGGACTACAGTATTGATGTTTTATTCGATGGTAGAGAATTCTATGAAATAGGATATCCTAGATTAAGTAAGAAAAATACTCACGGTACTGGAAGCGTTTTTTCTTCAGCAATTTCAGGAAAAATTGCAAAAGGGTATAGTATAGTTGATGCATTTAGAGAAGCTAGAGAAATTTTACAGAACGCAATTAACTATGGCTTGGAAGTAGGACACGGAATAGGTCCTATAGATCCTTTAGTATATAGTGAGAAAAAAATGCAAAAATATCAAGTTATTGAAGATATGATAAAAATTGGTAATTTCATAGAAAATCAAGAAAAATTCTGGAAATTGATACCAGAAGTTCAATCTAATATTGCTCACAGTATTTCACCTCAGTATGTAGAAAGTCTAGATGACATAGCAACGTTTAGAGGAAGAATAATTAAACGTTGGGATAAAAAGATTATGGTTGGTTATCCTCCAGTTTTCGGTAATCCAACTCATACAGCGAGGCTTTTACTAGCCATAATACTTAACTACAAGGTAGGGAATTCACTTATAAATATTAGATATGATGAGAGAATATTGAAAATATTGAAATCTTTAGGATATGAAATTATTGAAATAAATAGGGAGTTAGAGCCTCAGTACGGAGAAGGTAAAACAATGCAGTGGATAATAGAGTATATAAAGGAGACATATGGAATAAAGACCAAATTACCTAGCGTTATCTTTGATAAGGGAATGAAAGGAAAAGAAGCCATGATAAGATTTTGGACCTCTTCCGTAGAGGAAATGATAGAATCTTTAAATGCAATATGTAGAAGTCTTTAA
- the ppa gene encoding inorganic diphosphatase, which translates to MKVTPGSKAPDLVNAFIEIPMGSNIKYEYDEEEEVLKVDRILYTSMVYPFNYGFIPGTLSEDGDPIDILVISDYPFNPGTVVEARPVGLIYMTDEEGVDKKIIAVPKDKVDPTFSNIKDVTDIPDAVKNKLVHFFEHYKELEPGKWVKISGWGTVQEAKEEIKKAIERNHK; encoded by the coding sequence ATGAAAGTAACTCCAGGCTCTAAAGCACCAGATTTAGTAAATGCCTTTATAGAAATACCTATGGGTTCAAATATAAAATACGAGTATGACGAAGAAGAGGAAGTATTAAAGGTAGATAGAATATTATACACATCAATGGTCTATCCATTTAATTACGGATTTATTCCGGGGACATTAAGCGAAGATGGAGATCCTATAGACATCTTGGTTATAAGTGATTATCCATTTAATCCTGGTACTGTGGTAGAAGCGAGGCCAGTAGGCTTAATTTATATGACAGATGAGGAAGGAGTCGATAAGAAGATAATTGCAGTGCCAAAAGATAAGGTAGACCCTACTTTCTCTAATATAAAAGATGTTACTGACATTCCCGATGCGGTAAAGAACAAGTTAGTTCACTTCTTTGAACATTATAAAGAATTAGAACCAGGTAAATGGGTTAAGATATCCGGTTGGGGTACTGTACAAGAGGCAAAGGAGGAAATTAAGAAAGCTATCGAGAGGAATCATAAGTAA
- a CDS encoding type II/IV secretion system ATPase subunit, which yields MKFTFPKLTLKNGQNKITTVQQANLPSPLMPISAQPEELTEIISDYEINLLNLIPSDIKKTINDASIELSIANPHVFITYDQEKGIYKYILLEPPMDYPAFDIYTFLISEIERKLIEESSTVDLGGILLAAASKRPDLKIIQGERAGLKLLNTRAKVALYYLLRNMFGYNVLTPLLGDFRIEDISCSGLDFPIFVYHREFEYIPTNITFQDKMKVLDMEISGKELLDEMVLRLISLSGKTISIADPISDGILPKGDRIAATFRSEVSARGSSFVIRRFSEKPITILDLINSGVISPDVAAYLWYAIDMRMSFMVIGVTGAGKTTMLTSILNLAKDSMKIVSIEDIPEIRLAQDNWVQLYARASYGESGKEISLMDLLKLSLRYRPDIIVVGEIRGAEAYVLFQALSTGHGGATTFHAYDTDSAIKRLMNEPLNIPQEWIPMMNIVINVRRLPVYVGDKIILKRRTVGVDEIVSWNDFRRVVNWDSKSDTHIMDIENAKVMRTRLEESGRTIQELKEELERRALYLKMLASARDIVQDPESYKLVKKYIIKYSIRPEEALAEVSRLSSVKLPAQ from the coding sequence ATGAAGTTCACTTTTCCCAAATTAACTTTGAAGAATGGCCAAAATAAAATTACTACAGTGCAACAAGCAAATCTACCTTCACCTCTAATGCCTATTTCTGCCCAACCGGAAGAGTTAACGGAAATCATATCAGATTATGAAATAAATTTACTTAACCTTATACCTAGTGATATAAAAAAGACGATAAACGATGCAAGTATTGAACTTAGTATTGCTAATCCTCATGTGTTCATAACATACGATCAAGAAAAGGGAATATACAAATACATACTTTTAGAACCTCCAATGGATTATCCTGCGTTTGATATTTATACATTTTTAATTTCAGAAATAGAGAGAAAATTGATAGAAGAATCTTCTACTGTAGACCTTGGCGGAATACTGTTAGCTGCAGCATCAAAAAGGCCAGATTTGAAGATAATACAAGGAGAAAGAGCGGGTTTAAAATTACTTAATACTAGAGCAAAGGTTGCTTTATATTACTTGCTTAGAAATATGTTCGGTTATAATGTTTTAACTCCACTTTTGGGCGACTTCAGGATAGAAGATATTTCTTGTAGCGGGTTAGATTTTCCGATTTTCGTTTATCATAGAGAATTTGAATACATTCCAACCAATATAACCTTCCAAGATAAAATGAAAGTATTGGACATGGAAATTAGTGGAAAAGAGTTACTAGATGAAATGGTATTAAGATTAATCTCATTGTCAGGAAAGACTATATCAATAGCAGATCCAATCTCAGATGGTATTTTACCCAAAGGGGATAGAATTGCCGCAACGTTTAGATCTGAAGTTAGTGCTAGAGGTTCTTCATTTGTAATAAGAAGATTCAGTGAGAAGCCTATCACAATTCTTGATCTAATAAATTCTGGAGTAATTTCTCCAGATGTTGCCGCATATTTATGGTACGCAATAGATATGAGAATGTCTTTCATGGTAATAGGAGTTACTGGAGCTGGAAAGACTACGATGCTAACTTCTATATTAAATTTAGCTAAAGATTCAATGAAAATTGTATCAATTGAAGATATTCCAGAAATTAGATTAGCTCAAGATAATTGGGTACAATTATATGCTAGAGCGTCTTATGGAGAAAGCGGAAAAGAAATTTCACTAATGGACTTATTGAAGTTGTCACTAAGGTATAGACCAGACATTATAGTAGTAGGCGAAATTAGAGGAGCCGAAGCTTATGTATTATTCCAGGCTTTATCTACAGGACACGGAGGTGCAACGACGTTCCACGCTTATGATACAGATTCTGCTATAAAGAGGTTAATGAATGAACCGTTAAATATTCCGCAAGAGTGGATACCAATGATGAATATAGTAATTAACGTAAGGAGATTGCCCGTATATGTAGGAGATAAGATAATACTTAAGAGGAGAACAGTAGGCGTCGATGAAATAGTTAGCTGGAATGATTTTAGAAGAGTAGTAAATTGGGATTCAAAATCTGATACTCATATCATGGATATAGAAAACGCCAAGGTAATGAGAACTAGATTAGAAGAATCTGGTAGAACTATACAAGAGTTAAAAGAAGAATTAGAGAGAAGAGCCCTTTACTTAAAAATGCTCGCTTCAGCTAGGGATATAGTACAAGACCCAGAAAGCTACAAGCTTGTAAAGAAGTATATTATCAAATATAGCATAAGGCCTGAAGAAGCATTAGCAGAAGTTAGTAGATTATCATCAGTTAAGTTACCTGCACAATAA
- a CDS encoding MoaD family protein produces MIKLKYFAFIKDITGKDEESIDLNCDTIDCIIKFLSEKYGKKMEEILKNGINGVKVTILVNGKISSTFSDGDEIAIFPPPAGGELIKGKFDLLEEIKKFRESAPLEAGSLVVYLGFVKGLVDGHKVYELRYETYEDYTVRRLKEIEDELMKKYHDLVKINIIHAISHMKPGDDVMLIMCMGRGRKDSIKAAEEAVELVKNTTGIWKLEIRDDGEFWVVAGNTRVKRVND; encoded by the coding sequence ATGATAAAACTAAAATATTTTGCATTTATTAAAGATATAACTGGAAAAGATGAAGAGTCAATCGATCTTAATTGTGATACAATAGATTGTATAATAAAATTCTTATCAGAAAAATATGGTAAAAAAATGGAGGAAATTTTAAAGAATGGAATAAATGGCGTTAAAGTTACGATTTTAGTTAACGGAAAAATTTCTAGTACTTTTAGCGACGGTGATGAGATAGCAATATTTCCCCCACCTGCGGGAGGAGAACTAATTAAAGGTAAATTTGACTTGCTTGAGGAAATTAAAAAATTCAGAGAAAGTGCTCCTCTTGAGGCCGGTTCTTTAGTAGTATACTTAGGTTTTGTTAAAGGCTTAGTTGATGGTCATAAGGTTTACGAACTAAGATATGAGACATATGAAGATTATACTGTAAGAAGATTAAAGGAAATTGAAGATGAACTTATGAAAAAATATCACGATTTAGTAAAAATTAACATAATTCATGCGATATCGCACATGAAGCCTGGAGACGATGTCATGTTAATAATGTGTATGGGAAGAGGAAGAAAGGATTCGATAAAAGCAGCAGAAGAAGCAGTAGAGCTTGTAAAGAATACTACTGGTATTTGGAAATTAGAGATAAGAGATGATGGAGAGTTCTGGGTTGTAGCGGGAAATACTAGGGTGAAGAGAGTAAATGATTAA
- a CDS encoding HD family hydrolase has protein sequence MDLERMINASKNLVRTGWMQKGIPPAIGETVAAHSFEAAIIAYYLARKLSDKGISINPDHAAVIALFHDAGESVLGDLPKWTTERINKRDAEKDAFDEFGFGKDLFIEFKEQKTIESKIAKISDRLSTYLQSERYMKQGYEVKEIAESYLPEIENIISTYPISLIKDSIENVIRSKAFKE, from the coding sequence ATGGATCTAGAAAGAATGATTAATGCATCAAAAAACCTTGTAAGAACTGGCTGGATGCAAAAAGGAATTCCTCCTGCTATTGGTGAGACAGTAGCAGCTCATAGCTTCGAAGCTGCAATAATAGCGTATTACTTAGCTAGAAAACTTAGTGATAAAGGTATAAGCATAAATCCAGATCACGCTGCAGTAATAGCTTTATTTCACGATGCAGGAGAAAGCGTTCTAGGAGATTTACCTAAGTGGACGACGGAAAGGATAAACAAAAGAGATGCGGAAAAAGATGCGTTTGATGAGTTTGGCTTTGGTAAAGATCTTTTTATTGAGTTTAAAGAGCAAAAAACTATAGAATCAAAAATTGCTAAAATATCAGATAGATTATCAACTTATTTGCAAAGCGAAAGGTACATGAAACAAGGTTATGAAGTCAAGGAAATAGCAGAAAGTTATTTACCAGAGATAGAAAACATTATTTCAACTTATCCTATTTCGTTAATAAAGGACTCTATAGAGAATGTTATAAGAAGTAAAGCATTTAAAGAATGA